From Oscillatoria sp. FACHB-1406, the proteins below share one genomic window:
- a CDS encoding glycosyltransferase family 4 protein, whose product MKETRIAWLIPSVELGAYWQPVLKEFIKTYPNTVFYTGQVWPGFDPNLPGCSVIELVGETSFLETQQVEAGYTRGFIAVSPAIVGRLRQFKPQVVLPQAFSLWTVFCVLLKPIFRWKIILIYDGSSPNTDFRDSKFRTTVRKWLAKFCDTFVANSQAGKKYLMECLEVPESKISLHVYLVPDAQALQRGLESSAKVDLNLKRPTFLYVGRITQRKGIKPLIEACAILKERGYEDFNLLIVGTGDQREELEALIREKGFESQVTWAGWVEYGNLGPYFQQADVFVFPTYEDVWGMVLPEAMVFGKPVLCSNGAAALELVEEGGNGYIFDPHNPKQLAEQMSHFLDDPSLIERMGARSRELIARTTPTTAARDFVEVTEATLAKK is encoded by the coding sequence ATGAAAGAGACTCGTATTGCTTGGCTTATTCCTTCGGTCGAACTCGGTGCTTACTGGCAGCCCGTGTTGAAAGAATTTATTAAAACCTATCCCAACACGGTTTTTTATACCGGTCAAGTCTGGCCGGGATTCGACCCCAATCTACCGGGATGTTCGGTTATCGAACTGGTGGGAGAAACATCATTTTTGGAAACTCAACAGGTAGAGGCAGGTTACACGCGGGGCTTCATTGCTGTTTCTCCGGCGATTGTCGGTCGCCTGCGACAGTTTAAACCCCAGGTTGTATTACCCCAAGCGTTTTCGCTGTGGACGGTTTTTTGCGTGCTACTCAAGCCAATTTTTCGCTGGAAAATTATCTTGATTTACGATGGCAGTTCGCCGAATACAGATTTTCGGGATTCAAAGTTTCGCACGACGGTTCGTAAGTGGTTGGCGAAGTTTTGCGATACGTTTGTTGCCAATAGTCAGGCGGGTAAGAAGTATTTAATGGAGTGTTTGGAGGTTCCGGAATCCAAAATTTCTTTGCACGTTTATTTGGTTCCGGACGCACAAGCGCTACAGCGAGGTTTGGAAAGCAGTGCTAAGGTCGATTTGAATTTAAAACGCCCGACTTTTTTGTATGTGGGGCGCATCACCCAGCGCAAGGGAATTAAGCCGTTGATTGAAGCTTGCGCGATTTTAAAAGAACGCGGTTATGAAGATTTTAATCTTTTGATTGTCGGTACGGGGGATCAGCGAGAAGAACTAGAAGCGTTGATTCGGGAAAAAGGTTTTGAGTCCCAGGTGACTTGGGCGGGATGGGTTGAATATGGCAATTTGGGGCCGTATTTCCAGCAAGCAGATGTGTTTGTTTTCCCAACTTATGAGGATGTTTGGGGAATGGTTTTGCCGGAGGCGATGGTGTTTGGAAAGCCGGTGCTTTGCTCGAATGGGGCGGCGGCGTTGGAGTTAGTGGAAGAGGGGGGAAATGGTTATATTTTTGACCCTCACAACCCCAAGCAATTAGCCGAGCAAATGAGCCATTTTCTCGACGATCCGAGTTTAATTGAAAGGATGGGGGCGCGATCGCGAGAATTAATCGCGCGCACTACGCCCACAACGGCAGCCCGCGATTTTGTTGAGGTAACGGAAGCAACATTAGCAAAAAAGTGA
- a CDS encoding glycosyltransferase family 2 protein, with translation MNCARLAVLLTCYNRKSKTLDCLQRLFNQDFTSEVSLDVYLVDDGSTDGTADAIRQTYPQVKIFSGTGSLFWNGGMRYAFEEALKGDYDYYVWLNDDTMLYPNALAALLETSAQLAAKGEDKAIVAGSTQDPDTQEFTYGGIKQHGPLFPPFKVRSIEPTDTPQKCDAMCGNIVLIPRSVVQRVGNLDPQLTHYAGDWDYGLRAKQEGCTVWIAPGYQGTCPRNPTPEPGSVPKLEEGLKKMGQPKGLALQDVTLQSFDEWKIIMKRHGGLLWPIFWLLPYRRLLPTMLFRNPKKA, from the coding sequence ATGAATTGCGCTCGCTTAGCTGTCCTCTTAACCTGTTATAACCGCAAAAGCAAAACTCTAGACTGTTTGCAGCGGTTATTTAACCAAGACTTTACCTCCGAGGTAAGCTTAGACGTTTATCTGGTAGACGATGGCAGTACCGATGGAACCGCCGATGCGATTCGCCAAACTTATCCCCAAGTTAAAATTTTTTCCGGAACGGGGAGTCTGTTTTGGAATGGGGGAATGCGCTACGCCTTCGAGGAAGCGCTTAAAGGCGACTACGACTACTATGTCTGGCTCAATGACGATACCATGCTCTATCCCAACGCCCTAGCCGCGCTACTAGAAACTTCGGCGCAGTTGGCCGCAAAAGGCGAAGATAAAGCCATTGTCGCCGGTTCCACGCAAGACCCAGACACGCAAGAGTTTACCTACGGCGGGATTAAACAGCACGGTCCGCTGTTTCCCCCATTTAAAGTCCGTTCCATCGAACCGACCGATACGCCGCAAAAATGCGACGCGATGTGCGGTAATATCGTGCTGATTCCGCGATCGGTGGTGCAGCGGGTTGGCAATCTCGACCCCCAATTAACCCATTATGCGGGCGATTGGGACTACGGTTTGCGAGCCAAACAAGAAGGCTGTACGGTGTGGATTGCCCCGGGATATCAGGGAACTTGTCCGAGAAACCCGACCCCCGAACCGGGAAGCGTTCCCAAACTCGAGGAAGGTCTTAAGAAAATGGGGCAACCCAAAGGTTTAGCCCTCCAAGATGTCACGCTACAATCCTTTGACGAATGGAAAATTATCATGAAGCGACACGGCGGGTTATTGTGGCCGATCTTTTGGCTGCTTCCCTACCGTCGGTTGCTCCCGACGATGCTTTTCCGCAACCCGAAGAAAGCCTAA